From a region of the Panicum virgatum strain AP13 chromosome 2K, P.virgatum_v5, whole genome shotgun sequence genome:
- the LOC120675744 gene encoding plant cysteine oxidase 5-like, producing the protein MGGIQQLYEVCKGSLSEKGPISSEAIDKVRVVLDKITPCDVGLECEAQAARVWRSPQTRSRKRVFPSSPAIRYRHIYECKSFSIGIFCIPASSIIPLHNHPGMTVLSKVLYGTVHVKAYDWIDNAEPLSLLKVKPAKVVRDGEMSAPCAAMVLHPEEEGNIHAFKAITPCAILDILTPPYSSEGGRHCSYFRSCPKSDPSGVLLNRTKGSEFVWLEEYQPRDSFVIRRDLYTGPALKL; encoded by the exons ATGGGCGGGATCCAGCAGCTTTATGAGGTCTGTAAAGGATCATTATCTGAAAAGGGACCTATATCTTCTGAAGCCATCGATAAAGTCCGTGTTGTATTAG ACAAGATCACACCTTGTGATGTTGGACTAGAGTGTGAAGCTCAAGCTGCACGTGTTTGGCGGAGTCCACAAACCCGGAGTAGGAAAAGAGTTTTTCCTTCCAGCCCTGCGATCAGATACCGCCACATTTATGAGTGCAAAAGCTTCTCA ATTGGGATATTCTGCATACCAGCATCGTCCATCATTCCACTCCACAACCATCCTGGAATGACTGTACTTAGCAAAGTTTTATATGGCACAGTGCATGTCAAAGCATATGACTGGATTGATAACGCTGAACCTCTTAGCTTATTAAAAG TGAAACCTGCGAAGGTTGTAAGAGATGGTGAAATGTCGGCGCCTTGTGCGGCCATGGTTCTTCATCCAGAAGAAGAGGGGAACATACATGCTTTCAAAGCCATCACACCATGTGCTATCCTAGACATTTTAACACCTCCTTACTCTTCAGAAGGTGGGAGGCACTGCTCCTACTTCCGGAGCTGCCCAAAGTCAGACCCATCGG GCGTTTTATTGAACCGTACAAAGGgatctgaatttgtttggcttGAAGAATACCAGCCCCGTGACAGCTTTGTCATTAGAAGGGACCTGTACACAGGACCTGCTTTAAAGTTATGA
- the LOC120675753 gene encoding nucleobase-ascorbate transporter 2-like isoform X1, which translates to MAEVKPEDMVHHMPMDQLQGFEYCIDSNPSWGEGIALGFQHYILSLGTAVMIPTMLVQLMGGNDHDKAKVVQTLLFVTGIKTLLQTLFGTRLPTIMGGSYAYVVPILSIIRDPSLAQIADGHTRFLQTMRAIQGSLIVSSSIQIILGYSQLWAICSRFFSPLGMVPVIALVGLGLFERGFPVVGKCVEIGLPMLILFVALSQYLKHVHVPVLERFSMLICIALVWVYAHILTASGAYKHTALVTQINCRTDLANLISSSQWISIPYPLQWGAPTFSADYAFGMMAAVLVSLIETTGAFKAAARLASATPPPAYVLSRGIGWQGIGTLLDGLFGTGTGSTVSVENVGLLGSTRVGSRRVIQISAGFMIFFSMLGKFGALFASIPFTIFAAIYCVMFGIVAAVGLSFMQFTNMNSMRNLFIIGVSLFLGLSIPEYFSRYSTSSRQGPAHTKAGWFNDYINTVFSSPPTVALFVSVLLDNTLDVRDAARDRGMPWWARFRTFRGDSRNEEFYTLPFNLNRFFPPS; encoded by the exons ATGGCCGAGGTGAAGCCGGAGGACATGGTCCATCATATGCCCATGGACCAGCTCCAGGGGTTCGAGTACTGCATCGACTCCAATCCTTCCTGGG GAGAAGGGATTGCTTTGGGGTTCCAGCACTACATACTGTCCCTGGGCACTGCTGTCATGATCCCCACAATGCTGGTTCAGCTCATGGGTGGTAATGAT CATGATAAGGCCAAGGTGGTACAAACTCTGCTGTTTGTGACTGGAATCAAGACGCTGCTCCAGACGCTATTTGGCACTCGCCTTCCTACAATCATGGGAGGTTCATATGCATATGTGGTTCCAATCCTCTCCATAATCCGCGACCCCTCGCTCGCGCAAATAGCTGACGGCCATACT AGATTTCTGCAGACAATGAGGGCCATACAAGGTTCACTGATTGTATCCTCAAGCATTCAGATAATTCTTGGATATAGCCAGTTGTGGGCAATATGTTCTAG ATTCTTTAGCCCACTTGGGATGGTTCCCGTCATTGCATTGGTGGGGCTTGGCCTTTTCGAGAGAGGATTCCCAGTG GTTGGGAAATGCGTGGAGATAGGTCTTCCAATGCTTATCCTATTTGTTGCGCTTTCCCAGTATCTAAAGCACGTGCATGTTCCTGTTTTGGAGAGGTTCTCAATGTTAATATGCATCGCTCTTGTCTGGGTATATGCACACATCCTCACAGCAAGTGGTGCATACAAGCACACGGCACTTGTCACCCAGATCAACTGCCGAACAGACCTTGCCAACCTCATCTCTTCATCACAATG GATAAGCATTCCATATCCATTACAATGGGGCGCACCAACATTCAGTGCAGACTATGCTTTCGGTATGATGGCTGCGGTGCTAGTCTCTTTAATCGAG ACAACAGGAGCATTCAAAGCTGCTGCCCGGTTGGCTAGTGCAACACCCCCACCAGCATATGTCCTGAGCAGAGGCATTGGGTGGCAG GGCATTGGCACCCTATTAGATGGCCTATTTGGCACTGGGACTGGTTCTACTGTTTCTGT TGAGAATGTTGGTCTCCTTGGATCAACAAGGGTTGGTAGCAGAAGAGTGATTCAAATTTCTGCTGGTTTCATGATCTTCTTCTCCATGCTAG GTAAATTTGGAGCACTTTTCGCCTCCATTCCCTTCACAATATTTGCCGCCATTTACTGTGTTATGTTTGGAATTGTCG CTGCTGTGGGGCTCTCCTTTATGCAGTTCACCAACATGAACTCAATGCGCAACCTATTCATTATTGGTGTTTCACTATTCCTTGGTTTATCTATACCAGAGTACTTTTCTCGGTATTCCACGAGTTCTCGACAAGGCCcagcgcacacgaaggctggaTGG TTCAATGACTACATTAACACCGTCTTCTCATCCCCGCCAACTGTGGCCCTCTTCGTGTCAGTACTCCTTGACAACACACTCGACGTCCGAGATGCAGCAAGGGACCGAGGAATGCCATGGTGGGCACGCTTCAGGACGTTCAGAGGCGACAGTAGGAACGAAGAGTTCTATACCCTGCCGTTCAACCTCAACAGATTCTTCCCCCCATCATGA
- the LOC120675753 gene encoding nucleobase-ascorbate transporter 2-like isoform X2, whose translation MGGSYAYVVPILSIIRDPSLAQIADGHTRFLQTMRAIQGSLIVSSSIQIILGYSQLWAICSRFFSPLGMVPVIALVGLGLFERGFPVVGKCVEIGLPMLILFVALSQYLKHVHVPVLERFSMLICIALVWVYAHILTASGAYKHTALVTQINCRTDLANLISSSQWISIPYPLQWGAPTFSADYAFGMMAAVLVSLIETTGAFKAAARLASATPPPAYVLSRGIGWQGIGTLLDGLFGTGTGSTVSVENVGLLGSTRVGSRRVIQISAGFMIFFSMLGKFGALFASIPFTIFAAIYCVMFGIVAAVGLSFMQFTNMNSMRNLFIIGVSLFLGLSIPEYFSRYSTSSRQGPAHTKAGWFNDYINTVFSSPPTVALFVSVLLDNTLDVRDAARDRGMPWWARFRTFRGDSRNEEFYTLPFNLNRFFPPS comes from the exons ATGGGAGGTTCATATGCATATGTGGTTCCAATCCTCTCCATAATCCGCGACCCCTCGCTCGCGCAAATAGCTGACGGCCATACT AGATTTCTGCAGACAATGAGGGCCATACAAGGTTCACTGATTGTATCCTCAAGCATTCAGATAATTCTTGGATATAGCCAGTTGTGGGCAATATGTTCTAG ATTCTTTAGCCCACTTGGGATGGTTCCCGTCATTGCATTGGTGGGGCTTGGCCTTTTCGAGAGAGGATTCCCAGTG GTTGGGAAATGCGTGGAGATAGGTCTTCCAATGCTTATCCTATTTGTTGCGCTTTCCCAGTATCTAAAGCACGTGCATGTTCCTGTTTTGGAGAGGTTCTCAATGTTAATATGCATCGCTCTTGTCTGGGTATATGCACACATCCTCACAGCAAGTGGTGCATACAAGCACACGGCACTTGTCACCCAGATCAACTGCCGAACAGACCTTGCCAACCTCATCTCTTCATCACAATG GATAAGCATTCCATATCCATTACAATGGGGCGCACCAACATTCAGTGCAGACTATGCTTTCGGTATGATGGCTGCGGTGCTAGTCTCTTTAATCGAG ACAACAGGAGCATTCAAAGCTGCTGCCCGGTTGGCTAGTGCAACACCCCCACCAGCATATGTCCTGAGCAGAGGCATTGGGTGGCAG GGCATTGGCACCCTATTAGATGGCCTATTTGGCACTGGGACTGGTTCTACTGTTTCTGT TGAGAATGTTGGTCTCCTTGGATCAACAAGGGTTGGTAGCAGAAGAGTGATTCAAATTTCTGCTGGTTTCATGATCTTCTTCTCCATGCTAG GTAAATTTGGAGCACTTTTCGCCTCCATTCCCTTCACAATATTTGCCGCCATTTACTGTGTTATGTTTGGAATTGTCG CTGCTGTGGGGCTCTCCTTTATGCAGTTCACCAACATGAACTCAATGCGCAACCTATTCATTATTGGTGTTTCACTATTCCTTGGTTTATCTATACCAGAGTACTTTTCTCGGTATTCCACGAGTTCTCGACAAGGCCcagcgcacacgaaggctggaTGG TTCAATGACTACATTAACACCGTCTTCTCATCCCCGCCAACTGTGGCCCTCTTCGTGTCAGTACTCCTTGACAACACACTCGACGTCCGAGATGCAGCAAGGGACCGAGGAATGCCATGGTGGGCACGCTTCAGGACGTTCAGAGGCGACAGTAGGAACGAAGAGTTCTATACCCTGCCGTTCAACCTCAACAGATTCTTCCCCCCATCATGA